The following nucleotide sequence is from Streptomyces bathyalis.
GGCGCTGCGCCATGGGGCCGCCCATGTTGCCCAGGCCCACGAAGCCCACCAGTGAACCGGGACCCAGCACCGACGGGCCGGCCCCGTGCTCCGCGTCCGGCGGCTCAGCCATCGGAGCGCACCTCCTGCAGCACCTTCTCCGCTACCCGGAACGACTCGAGGGCCGCGGGGACGCCGACGTAGACGGCCGTCTGCAGCAGCGCCTCCTGGATCTCCTCCTCCGTGCAGCCGTTGGTCACGGCTCCCCGCACGTGAACCGCCAGTTCGTGCATGCGGTTGAGGGCCGTGAGCATCGTGAGGTTGAGCAGGCTTCGGGTTCTGCGGTCCAGGCCCGGGCGGTTCCACACGGCGCCCCAGCAGTACTCGGTGACCAGTTCCTGCACGGGCCGGCTGAAGTCGGTGACGTTCGCGAGCGAACGGTCGACGTGCTCCGCCCCGAGTACCTCGCGCCTCACCTGGAGGCCTTCCTCGAACCGGCCGTCGTCCTGCCTGGTTGTCATGCTTGCTCCTTGCTCGTCGCTCCTCTTGCTCCGCGCTGCCCGCGGATGCTCCGCCCGGCGGCCGCGGCGTCAGCCGGTGCCGGGGTACGCGTCCTCGCCGACCGGTTCGAGCCACGTCGTGGTCCCGAGCGAGACGGCGGTGTGGAGGAGATAGCTGCCGGGCGCCGCGCCGTGCCAGTGGACCTCTCCGGCCGGCACCCACACCGTGTCGCCGGCGCCGAGTGGCTGAGCCGCCTCGCCCTGGGTGCACACCAGGCCGCTGCCCGCGGTGACTTGGAGGATCTGGCCGTGCTCGTGGCTGTGCCAGTGCGTGTGGGCGCCGGGGGTGAAGAACACGTCGTTGATGACGACGCCGTCGGTCGCCGGGAGCACCGGATCGGCCCAAACGGAGCCGGTGAATGTGGCGGAGCGCTGCTCGGAGAGCCCGTCCCGCGCCCGTCCGTGGACGATTCGCATGCGGCTTCCTGCCCTTCTGTGCGGGCGCCCCTCAAGGGCGCCTCTCGGTCTCGTCGTCCGTCCTGTCGTGGACGCGCACCCCGCCGGACAGATCGCCGATGGCGTCCACGACGCGGTTGCTGATCCGGTTCGCGTAGCCGGTGCTGTTGGCCAGTCCGAAGCTGGCGAGGGGGCCCGCGGCGTTCAGGCTCGGCACGCCCAGCTCCCGCAGCCGGTTCACGTACAGCAGGACGTCCTTCATCATCAGCGCGCCCGTCAGACCGCCCTCCAGGTAGTCGCCCTGGATGATGTGCGGGAAGCGCTTGAGGGTCGCGAAGTTGACGCCGCTGCCGGCGTTGATGACGTCGAGGAGCGCGGCCGGGTCCAGCCCGGCCTTGCGCCCGGCGACCATGACCTCGGAGGTCGCCGCCAGCGACACGGCGTTGAGGAAGTTGTTGAGCAGCTTCGTGGTGTGGCCGCTGCCTACGGCCCCCATCGGGAAGACCTTCGCGGCGAACAGGCCGAACAGCCAGTCCAGTTGGTCCAAGGCGTCGCGGGGCCCGCCGACCATGACGGTGAGGGTGCCGCTCTCGGCGGCGGCGGCACCGCCGGAGACCCCGGCGTCGAGGAGGACGATGCCGCGCTCGGCGAGTGCTGCTCCCAGCCGCACGGTGGATTCGGGGGAGGCGGTGCTCAGGTCCACGACGATCTGCCCGGGGCGGCACTGCTCCAGCAGGCCGCCCTCGCCGAGGACGACGGCTTCGACGGCCGGGCTGTCCGGCAGGGACAGCAGGACGACGTCGCTGCCCGCGGCCGCCTCGCCGAGCGAGGGCGCGTGCGTGGCGCCCGTCGCCGCGGCCCTGGACGGGTCCAGGTCGTGCCCGAGGACGGCGTGACCTTGCTCCGTGATTCTCCGCGCGATCCGGCCGCCCATGTTGCCGAGGCCGACCACAGCGATGCGCTGTCCGCTCACGACGTCACCGTTCCCTTCCGGCTGCTCGGCCTGTCAGGCCTGCCCGTACTGTCCGGCTCTGCCCGTCCGGCCGGTCCGTCCGCCTGCCGCATTCGGGCGCGCCGCGTCATCCGGTCCCGCCCGGGGTCCAGGCACCGGCGCCGCCCGAGGGCCGCACGGTGTTGACCACGGAGGCTCCGCCGTCCGCCGAGACCACCTCTCCGGTCACATAGGCGGCGTCGTCGCTCAGCAGGAAGGCCGTCACACCGGCGATCTCCTCCGCCGTGCCCACACGGCGCATCGGCGTGGTCGTGCCGCGCTGCTCCATGTCACCGCCGCCACCCGCGGCGCCACCTCCGGAGGAGAACAGACGCGTGTGGACGAGGCCGGGCGCCACGGCATTGACCCGCACACCGCGAGGCCCGCCGTAGAGCGCCGCCCCGTGGACGAGACCCAGCGCTCCGTGCTTGGACGCCTGGTAGGCGATCAGGTCGTCGCTGCCGCGCAGGCTCGCGATGGACGCCGTCACGACGACGGCACCGCCCGAGTCCTGTTCCTCGTAGCGGCGGAACGCGGCACGCAGACCGAGGAAGGTCCCCCTCAGATTGACCGCCAGGACCCGGTCGAAGTCGTCCGCCGTCACATCGGGCAGGCGGTCGAAGGTGCCGAAGACGCCCGCGTTGAGGTGATGCAGATCCGTCCGGCCGAAGGCCTCACGGGCCGCGCCGATGTAGTGCTCGACGTCCTCCTCCCGTGAGATGTCGGCCCGTACCGCGACCGCTTCCCCGGGAAGGGTCCGTACGACCTCCTCGACGGCCGCCCCGTCGCTGTCCACGGCGACCACCCGGGCCCCGTCCCCGGACAGCCGCCGGGCGCTCGCCGCACCGATACCGCTGCCGGCGCCCGTGACGACGGCGACCTTCCCCGTGAACGCTCCGGCGTTCTCCTGGGACCTCATGTGCGCTCCCCGTCCCCTTCTCGGCCCACGCTTCCCTTGCTCACGGGTCCGCCGATCCGTACGGCGAGACCGGGCTCCAGCCCCTCGAAGGCGGGGAAGCGCCGCATCACTTCGGGGTCGTGGCCCGGCACCAGCACGTGTCCCGGTGTCCGCGCCATGTCGTTGAGCAGGTCGAAGCCGAGGTACATCGCCTCCAGGTCCGCCACGTAGGCGAACGGCCGGTCCAGCTCCAACTCCTCGTAGTAGTGCGCCGAATCGGACGCCAGGACGGCCGTGCCCCCGCCCGGGGTGGCGGCCAGCACGACGACCTGACCTGGCGTGTGGCCCCCGACGGGGACGACCTCGACGCCGGGAGCGACGGTGCGGGCTCCGTCGAGGAGTGTGAGGCGCCCCTCCTCCCGTACCCGCGGCAGATGCGCCAGTTCGGACTGCTCGACCGACCAGGCGAACTGCTTCCGCGTCGCGCAGGGCCCCGTCCAGAACTCGTACTCCCTGCGGGCCATGACGACTTCGGCATTGCGGAACGCGGCGAGATTGCCGATGTGGTCGTAGTGGGCGTGTGTCACCACCACCTGTTGCACCGACGCCGCGTCGACGCCCAGCGCGGACAGCGCCTCGACTGGCTCCACGAGCGTGGTCCTGGCGCGCCGCGCACCGCCCTCCGGACCGAACCCCGTGTCGACGACGATCGTGCGGCCCCCTCCGCGGACGACCCAGAGGTAGTAGTCCATCCGCAGCGGGGAGTCGACGTCGCCGTAGATGTTGTGATTGAGATAGATCTCCGAACGGGCGCCCATGCGCGTGCCGTAGCGGACCGCCAGCACCTCGTACTCGGCGGAGCCGGCGGTTCCAGGGGCTCCCGCGGGGTCGGCGGGCGGGTCGGTCACAGGGCGGCTCCGGCGCGTTCGCGTCGGCCGAGCGGTACGTCGTCGTCCGCCCGCAGGTCCCGCCCTGCCGTTTCGGGCAGCCAGAGCAGCACCACGAAGAATCCCGCTGCCGCGACGGCCGTCATGTAGATGGCGGGCATCGGCAGATATCCGCTGGCTCCCGCGATGGCCGCGGCGACGAACGGACCGGGGCCGCCGATGACGGCAAGGCCCAGGTTGAAGCCGATGGCGCTGCCGCTGCCGCGGGTGGCGGCCGGGAACAGCTCCGTGAGCAGGACGACCGTGGTGACGCTGACCAGCGCCTGGCTGACGGAGAAGACCACGATGCCGAGAAGCACCAGCGGGCCGCTGCCGGAACTCATGAGCATGAACGCCGGGAAGCACAGCAGCGCATGGCCCGCGCTGCCGATCACGTTGACGGGCCGGCGGCCGAAGCGGTCGGAGAGGATCCCGGCGAGCGGGCAGAGCAGGGCGTAGATGAGCAGTCCGGCACCGCTCAGCGCGAGTGAGGTGGTGCGGGGCATCCCCACGGACTCGGACAGGTAGTTCACCACGAACGTGGCCAGGTAGTAGAAGCCGAGGCCCTGGACGCTGGCGAAGAAGAAGCACAGGGCGATCGACTTGGCGTTCTTCCGCGTGCCGGTGATGAGCGGCTTGCCCTCCACGCGCTGCTGCTGCCGCAGATCGACGAAGACCGGGGTCTCCGGGAGACGGAGCCTGATGTAGAGGCCGATCAGTGCGAGCGGTGCGGCGGCGAGGAACGGCAGGCGCCAGCCCCACGTGTTCAACGCCTCGGGGGAGAGCCAGGAGTTGAGGGCCAGGGCCACGAGACTTCCCGCGACGGTCGCGATTGCCGCCGTGGCCGAGATGACGCTGCCGAAGTAGCCGCGGCGCCCCCGTGGAGCGTGCTCCAGCAGGAACGCGGACGAGCCGGTCCACTCGCCGCCCGCGGAGAAGCCCTGGCAGCAGCGCAGCACCAGCAGCAGGGCCGGCGCGAGCAGTCCGGTCTGCTCGTACGTGGGCAGCACGCCGATCAGGGCCGTGCTGGCGCCCATCAGCACGACCGTCAGCATGAGCGCGGCGCGCCGGCCCTTGCGGTCGCCGACGGAACCGATCACGAAGCCGCCGACGGGCCGCATGAAGAACGCCACTCCGAAGACCGCCAGCGAGGAGAGCAGCGAGACGGCCGGGTCCTCGCTCGGGAAGAACAGCTCGCCGAACGTGGTGGCGAAGAAGCCGTAGACCGCGAAGTCGAACCACTCCATGAAGTTGCCGATTCCGGTGGCGGTGGCGGCCCTTCTCCTCAGCCGCGAAGTGACGGCCGGATCTTCAGTGATCACGATTGGCTCCTTCGACGGACGGACGGGCCGCGCAGAGTGCCGTTCCGGCCTACCGGCCGAGGATCGGCGGCACTGGCTGAAAAGTGTCGCTGGATCGTATGACCGTCATACAGAACGCGTCAACGGTTGTTCCGGATGCGGATTGCGGGGCCGGGTCCGCCCGCGAGAGCCGCGAGATGCGCCCCGGGGAAGCGGGGGCCGCCCGGTCGCGGTTCGCCACGGCAACGCCACGGGCCCCGCCGCGGATGCGACGGGGCCCGAACTGACGGGATTCGGCGGGCGGTTACGTGCCGAGCGGACCGTCCGCCTCTTCGAGGCGCTGGGAGCCGGAGAGGGTGCGGTAGGAGCGGCGGACCTCGCTCGTGGCGCCCTGGTCGGTCTTGTCGGAGAGGACGAAGTAGTCCATGTGCGCCCGCTCGGCGTCGATGTCGAGGACGCCGTAGCCGTGCGAGTCCATGTCGAGCCAGCGCACGTGCCGGTTGGTTGCCTTGATGGCGGCCTCCGCGACCGACGAGACCGTGTCGGGAGCGGCATTGATGATGTCGTCGAGGTTGTCGGACGTGACGGACGTGACGACGAACTCCGTGGCCACCGGCGCGTCGCCGGGGTACGTCGCGGCCTTGACGGGGACGTCGTTCGCGAAGGCCATGTGGATGTCGCCC
It contains:
- the pcaC gene encoding 4-carboxymuconolactone decarboxylase, giving the protein MTTRQDDGRFEEGLQVRREVLGAEHVDRSLANVTDFSRPVQELVTEYCWGAVWNRPGLDRRTRSLLNLTMLTALNRMHELAVHVRGAVTNGCTEEEIQEALLQTAVYVGVPAALESFRVAEKVLQEVRSDG
- a CDS encoding cupin domain-containing protein, which gives rise to MRIVHGRARDGLSEQRSATFTGSVWADPVLPATDGVVINDVFFTPGAHTHWHSHEHGQILQVTAGSGLVCTQGEAAQPLGAGDTVWVPAGEVHWHGAAPGSYLLHTAVSLGTTTWLEPVGEDAYPGTG
- a CDS encoding NAD(P)-dependent oxidoreductase codes for the protein MSGQRIAVVGLGNMGGRIARRITEQGHAVLGHDLDPSRAAATGATHAPSLGEAAAGSDVVLLSLPDSPAVEAVVLGEGGLLEQCRPGQIVVDLSTASPESTVRLGAALAERGIVLLDAGVSGGAAAAESGTLTVMVGGPRDALDQLDWLFGLFAAKVFPMGAVGSGHTTKLLNNFLNAVSLAATSEVMVAGRKAGLDPAALLDVINAGSGVNFATLKRFPHIIQGDYLEGGLTGALMMKDVLLYVNRLRELGVPSLNAAGPLASFGLANSTGYANRISNRVVDAIGDLSGGVRVHDRTDDETERRP
- a CDS encoding SDR family NAD(P)-dependent oxidoreductase is translated as MRSQENAGAFTGKVAVVTGAGSGIGAASARRLSGDGARVVAVDSDGAAVEEVVRTLPGEAVAVRADISREEDVEHYIGAAREAFGRTDLHHLNAGVFGTFDRLPDVTADDFDRVLAVNLRGTFLGLRAAFRRYEEQDSGGAVVVTASIASLRGSDDLIAYQASKHGALGLVHGAALYGGPRGVRVNAVAPGLVHTRLFSSGGGAAGGGGDMEQRGTTTPMRRVGTAEEIAGVTAFLLSDDAAYVTGEVVSADGGASVVNTVRPSGGAGAWTPGGTG
- a CDS encoding N-acyl homoserine lactonase family protein; protein product: MTDPPADPAGAPGTAGSAEYEVLAVRYGTRMGARSEIYLNHNIYGDVDSPLRMDYYLWVVRGGGRTIVVDTGFGPEGGARRARTTLVEPVEALSALGVDAASVQQVVVTHAHYDHIGNLAAFRNAEVVMARREYEFWTGPCATRKQFAWSVEQSELAHLPRVREEGRLTLLDGARTVAPGVEVVPVGGHTPGQVVVLAATPGGGTAVLASDSAHYYEELELDRPFAYVADLEAMYLGFDLLNDMARTPGHVLVPGHDPEVMRRFPAFEGLEPGLAVRIGGPVSKGSVGREGDGERT
- a CDS encoding MFS transporter, producing MITEDPAVTSRLRRRAATATGIGNFMEWFDFAVYGFFATTFGELFFPSEDPAVSLLSSLAVFGVAFFMRPVGGFVIGSVGDRKGRRAALMLTVVLMGASTALIGVLPTYEQTGLLAPALLLVLRCCQGFSAGGEWTGSSAFLLEHAPRGRRGYFGSVISATAAIATVAGSLVALALNSWLSPEALNTWGWRLPFLAAAPLALIGLYIRLRLPETPVFVDLRQQQRVEGKPLITGTRKNAKSIALCFFFASVQGLGFYYLATFVVNYLSESVGMPRTTSLALSGAGLLIYALLCPLAGILSDRFGRRPVNVIGSAGHALLCFPAFMLMSSGSGPLVLLGIVVFSVSQALVSVTTVVLLTELFPAATRGSGSAIGFNLGLAVIGGPGPFVAAAIAGASGYLPMPAIYMTAVAAAGFFVVLLWLPETAGRDLRADDDVPLGRRERAGAAL